One window of the Chryseotalea sp. WA131a genome contains the following:
- a CDS encoding TPM domain-containing protein — protein sequence MLRPFHLSSPFIMRIIHFLFCFFFTLPLVGQIKVPDYAGRRVHDLAGVLSPSTIAQLEQVLMAEKDSTTNQIAVLIVPSLDGEDIDGFGIRVGEAWKLGTEKNDNGVILIIAVNDRKIRIEVGQGLEGRLTDALSSRINRNEIIPYIKKGDYDTGVAVGVSAIIQAIKGEYVNTDPPKRKRGGGRGASPLTIIVIIIIIALLSRRGGGGIGGYWAAGTLLGGGGGGGFGGSSSSWDSGGGGSFGGGGSSDSW from the coding sequence ATGTTGCGCCCTTTTCATTTATCTAGTCCCTTCATCATGCGAATAATTCATTTTCTTTTCTGCTTCTTTTTCACACTGCCACTGGTAGGCCAAATTAAAGTGCCCGACTATGCGGGCAGGCGCGTGCACGATTTGGCCGGGGTGCTTTCGCCTAGCACGATTGCCCAGCTAGAGCAAGTGCTAATGGCTGAAAAAGATTCTACCACCAACCAAATAGCGGTGCTGATCGTTCCTTCGCTAGATGGAGAAGACATTGATGGGTTTGGCATTCGCGTAGGAGAAGCGTGGAAATTGGGTACTGAAAAAAATGACAACGGAGTGATTCTAATCATTGCCGTTAACGATCGTAAAATCAGAATAGAAGTAGGCCAAGGATTGGAAGGTAGATTAACCGATGCCCTCAGCAGCCGCATCAACCGAAACGAGATCATTCCCTACATAAAAAAAGGCGACTATGATACGGGCGTGGCGGTTGGCGTTTCGGCAATCATTCAAGCGATCAAAGGTGAATACGTAAATACCGATCCGCCCAAGCGCAAACGTGGAGGAGGCAGAGGCGCTTCACCGCTCACTATCATTGTAATCATCATCATCATTGCCTTGCTTTCCAGAAGGGGTGGTGGTGGAATTGGTGGCTATTGGGCTGCGGGCACACTACTAGGTGGTGGAGGCGGTGGTGGATTTGGAGGCAGCTCCAGTTCGTGGGATTCGGGTGGAGGAGGAAGCTTTGGTGGCGGAGGGTCAAGTGATTCGTGGTAG
- the lipB gene encoding lipoyl(octanoyl) transferase LipB: MNDLLNKQTQFIDLGLIDYQQAWDYQTDLFNKTLEIKKQNRDLPITQQQATPNHLIFCEHPHVFTLGKSGEEKNLLVGKKDLPKIKATYYHINRGGDITYHGPGQLVVYPILDLENFFTDIHHYMRLLEEAVIQTLAHFKMESGRIAGLTGVWIGEGDEARKICALGVKTSRWVTMHGLAFNINTDLNYFKHIVPCGIDDKAVTSLANEVGHQVKMDVVKSLMKEKIASLFNLQL, encoded by the coding sequence GTGAACGACCTTCTGAACAAACAAACTCAGTTCATAGACCTTGGTCTCATTGACTATCAACAAGCGTGGGATTATCAAACTGATTTGTTTAACAAAACGCTGGAGATCAAAAAACAAAACCGTGACCTCCCCATTACCCAGCAGCAAGCAACACCCAATCACTTAATTTTTTGTGAGCACCCACATGTATTTACATTGGGAAAAAGTGGAGAAGAAAAAAATCTGCTGGTGGGCAAGAAAGACCTTCCGAAAATCAAAGCAACTTACTACCACATCAATCGAGGAGGAGACATTACCTACCATGGACCTGGGCAACTGGTGGTGTATCCTATTTTAGATCTCGAGAATTTTTTTACCGACATCCATCACTACATGCGATTACTGGAAGAGGCGGTGATTCAAACCTTGGCACACTTTAAAATGGAATCGGGTAGAATTGCAGGCCTTACAGGAGTTTGGATTGGTGAAGGCGATGAAGCCAGAAAAATTTGTGCGTTGGGAGTAAAAACCAGTCGGTGGGTTACCATGCACGGATTGGCTTTTAATATCAACACAGACTTGAATTACTTCAAGCATATTGTGCCATGTGGTATTGATGATAAGGCTGTTACTTCATTGGCGAATGAAGTGGGGCATCAAGTAAAAATGGATGTGGTCAAATCTTTGATGAAAGAAAAAATAGCTTCACTTTTCAATCTCCAGCTTTAG
- the tatC gene encoding twin-arginine translocase subunit TatC yields the protein MAEEKEMSFLDHLEELRWRVVRSSIAMFVFMILAFIFIEEIFDLVVFAPTEVSFPTFKWMCSIGKALGFEELCITDFPFKLQSRNMTGQFMMSLTASFVIGLICAFPYLAWELWSFVKPGLKSTERKYSRGAVAAISFLFLSGILFGYYILSPMTIWFLSTYSISPKIVNEFDITSYVSTISSLILGCGLLFQFPMVIYFLSKIGIVTPQLMRSYRKHSIVVILILGAVITPSGDPFSLTVISLPLYILFEISIYISSVVVKNKLKDEEAQLRADQQNL from the coding sequence ATGGCTGAAGAAAAAGAAATGTCTTTCCTCGATCACTTGGAGGAGTTGCGCTGGCGCGTGGTTCGGTCATCCATAGCGATGTTTGTTTTTATGATTTTGGCCTTTATTTTCATTGAGGAGATTTTTGATCTGGTAGTGTTTGCACCTACTGAAGTAAGTTTTCCCACCTTCAAATGGATGTGTTCGATCGGCAAAGCATTAGGGTTCGAGGAACTGTGCATAACTGATTTCCCATTTAAATTGCAAAGCCGCAACATGACCGGTCAGTTCATGATGTCGCTCACGGCTTCTTTTGTGATTGGGTTGATTTGTGCATTTCCTTACCTCGCATGGGAGCTATGGTCGTTTGTGAAGCCGGGACTGAAATCAACCGAACGAAAATATTCACGCGGGGCAGTGGCCGCCATCTCTTTCCTTTTCCTTTCGGGGATCTTATTTGGTTATTACATTCTTAGCCCGATGACAATCTGGTTTTTGTCGACTTATTCCATCAGCCCTAAAATTGTAAACGAGTTTGACATTACTTCTTATGTGTCTACCATTTCAAGTTTGATTTTGGGTTGCGGATTATTATTTCAATTTCCGATGGTGATTTATTTTCTGTCGAAGATTGGGATTGTTACACCTCAGTTGATGCGCAGTTACCGTAAACATTCCATTGTGGTGATTTTGATTTTGGGTGCGGTCATTACACCTTCCGGTGATCCTTTTAGCTTAACGGTGATATCGCTACCTTTATACATACTTTTTGAAATCAGTATTTATATTTCTTCGGTGGTAGTTAAAAACAAGTTAAAAGATGAAGAGGCACAATTGCGTGCCGATCAACAAAATCTATAA
- a CDS encoding endonuclease/exonuclease/phosphatase family protein, protein MLPRIAKGNNRRAKVILEKLKNHRYDILVFQEMFSPRARNIIRKGLNDLYPHQSNLLNKKAFAIKASGGVMILSRYPISFTKQIRFNNREGIDRMARKGALLTELNMNGKVVQIIGTHLQAFGSPEVMYGQYKQLHDELLKPNQKDNVPQVICGDFNTIKKLPPQLPPSVTQAMVDRLARYSVMINTLQATDGELMGEQQFTMDRPFNDLCKSRKEYRLLIDYFLLRPNGVSDVSLSRQVKIIRQPWHKKYSDLSDHYGLEALLTFP, encoded by the coding sequence ATGCTACCCAGAATAGCCAAGGGAAACAACAGAAGAGCAAAGGTGATCCTAGAAAAATTAAAGAACCATCGGTATGATATTCTGGTGTTTCAAGAAATGTTTTCACCTCGTGCCCGCAACATTATTCGGAAAGGGCTGAATGATCTTTATCCTCATCAATCAAATCTCTTGAACAAAAAGGCATTTGCTATCAAAGCAAGTGGTGGGGTGATGATCCTTTCTCGGTATCCTATTTCCTTTACCAAACAAATCCGTTTCAATAACCGCGAAGGTATCGATCGCATGGCACGAAAGGGTGCTTTGCTGACCGAGTTAAACATGAATGGCAAAGTGGTTCAGATAATTGGCACTCATTTACAGGCGTTTGGCTCACCTGAGGTGATGTATGGTCAGTATAAACAACTGCATGACGAATTACTGAAACCCAACCAAAAGGATAATGTGCCCCAAGTAATTTGTGGAGATTTTAACACCATCAAAAAATTGCCACCTCAACTTCCGCCATCAGTTACCCAAGCGATGGTAGACCGATTAGCCCGCTATTCGGTAATGATCAATACATTGCAAGCCACCGATGGAGAATTGATGGGCGAACAACAATTTACCATGGACCGGCCTTTCAACGATCTTTGCAAAAGCAGAAAAGAGTATCGGCTGCTAATTGATTATTTCTTGCTGCGGCCGAACGGAGTTTCGGATGTTTCTCTTTCGCGCCAAGTGAAAATAATTAGGCAACCTTGGCACAAAAAGTATTCCGACCTATCCGATCATTATGGATTAGAGGCCTTGCTCACATTTCCCTAA
- a CDS encoding serine hydroxymethyltransferase: MKRDKIIFDLIEKEKQRQEHGIELIASENFTSPQVMKAQGSVLTNKYAEGLPGKRYYGGCEVVDEVEQLAIDRIKELFGAEWANVQPHSGAQANAAVMLACLKSGDKILGFDLSHGGHLTHGSPVNFSGKLYQPSFYGVEQETGLIDFDKVIEIAQREKPKMVICGASAYSRDWDYKKLREAADSVGAVLLADISHPSGLIARGLLNDPMEYCHIVTTTTHKTLRGPRGGLIMVGKNIDNPFGLKTPKGELRKLGSVLDSGVFPGTQGGPLEHVIAAKAIAFGEALSDEYMEYIVQVAKNAKAMAQAFVDKGYKIISGGTDNHLMLIDLRSKNLTGKLAEEALIQADITINKNMVPFDTQSPMVTSGMRIGTPAVTTRGMKEKDVIKVVDLIDEALQKPQDAKHLKSVKRKVNTLMKKFPLFS, translated from the coding sequence ATGAAACGCGACAAAATCATCTTCGACCTGATTGAAAAAGAAAAGCAACGCCAAGAGCATGGCATTGAATTGATTGCCTCCGAGAACTTTACTTCTCCGCAGGTCATGAAGGCTCAAGGCTCGGTGCTTACCAATAAGTATGCCGAAGGCCTGCCCGGCAAACGCTACTACGGTGGCTGCGAGGTGGTAGACGAAGTAGAGCAACTCGCCATCGATCGGATAAAGGAATTGTTTGGTGCCGAGTGGGCCAACGTGCAGCCACATTCAGGGGCGCAGGCAAATGCTGCCGTGATGTTGGCTTGTTTAAAATCAGGCGATAAAATTTTGGGTTTCGATCTTTCGCATGGCGGGCACTTAACACACGGTTCACCTGTAAATTTTTCAGGCAAGTTGTACCAGCCATCTTTTTACGGAGTGGAGCAAGAAACAGGACTTATTGATTTCGATAAAGTAATAGAAATTGCTCAACGCGAAAAACCTAAAATGGTAATCTGCGGTGCCTCTGCCTATAGCCGTGATTGGGATTATAAAAAATTGCGCGAAGCGGCAGATAGTGTAGGCGCAGTTCTCCTAGCAGATATTTCACATCCCTCGGGATTAATTGCGCGTGGATTATTGAACGACCCGATGGAGTACTGTCACATCGTAACCACCACTACTCACAAAACGTTGCGCGGCCCGCGTGGGGGTTTGATTATGGTAGGAAAAAATATTGACAATCCTTTTGGTTTGAAAACGCCCAAAGGCGAGTTGAGAAAATTGGGCTCCGTGTTGGATTCAGGTGTGTTCCCTGGTACACAGGGCGGCCCGCTGGAGCATGTGATTGCTGCCAAAGCCATTGCATTTGGCGAAGCTTTGTCGGATGAATACATGGAATACATTGTGCAAGTGGCCAAGAATGCAAAAGCCATGGCACAAGCTTTTGTGGATAAGGGTTATAAAATCATTTCGGGTGGCACGGATAATCACTTGATGTTGATTGACCTTCGCTCCAAGAATTTGACGGGCAAATTGGCGGAAGAGGCATTGATACAAGCAGACATCACCATTAACAAAAACATGGTGCCGTTCGATACACAATCACCGATGGTTACTTCTGGCATGCGCATCGGCACACCGGCTGTTACCACTCGCGGCATGAAAGAAAAAGACGTGATCAAAGTGGTAGACCTGATTGATGAAGCTTTGCAAAAGCCTCAGGATGCGAAACACTTAAAATCGGTGAAGAGAAAAGTAAATACCTTGATGAAGAAGTTTCCGTTGTTCTCTTAG
- a CDS encoding TPM domain-containing protein, with the protein MNKDQLEIKARLVSAKQIILGKSCLLLFAYCLFALNATAQKQIPELWNLRVHDDAKVLKQETAEILEKQLKAYEDSTSNQVAILIVQSLDGEVIEDYSIRVVEKWKLGTKKNDNGVLILVAIDDHKMRIEVGQGLEGVLTDALCNRIIRNEMAPEFRRNDYDAGMTSAVNAVISGIGGEYKAEDDGGSNDLDSMNTTTKIVIGSIVFIFLGIFATLGLFSKGGMTWVLYAFLIPFYAAFMGLLISWWFFFGYLIVYPLLRLWVVKSGKKLLEWQSSGGGGSGGGSSSGSSWSSSGSSWSSSNSGRSFSGGGGSFGGGGSSGSW; encoded by the coding sequence ATGAATAAAGATCAGTTAGAAATAAAAGCTCGACTTGTAAGTGCAAAGCAAATAATCTTGGGAAAATCTTGCCTACTGCTATTTGCCTACTGCCTATTTGCATTAAATGCAACCGCTCAAAAACAAATTCCCGAACTCTGGAACCTACGGGTGCATGATGACGCTAAGGTGCTAAAGCAAGAAACTGCTGAGATACTTGAAAAGCAATTAAAGGCATACGAAGATTCTACCAGCAATCAAGTAGCGATTTTGATTGTTCAATCGTTGGACGGTGAGGTAATTGAAGACTATTCCATACGAGTGGTAGAAAAATGGAAACTGGGCACGAAGAAAAACGATAATGGGGTATTGATTTTGGTAGCGATTGATGACCACAAAATGCGTATAGAAGTAGGTCAAGGATTAGAAGGGGTGTTGACCGATGCCTTGTGCAATCGCATTATTCGAAATGAGATGGCACCCGAGTTTAGAAGAAACGATTACGATGCAGGGATGACGTCTGCCGTAAACGCGGTGATCAGCGGAATTGGTGGTGAGTACAAAGCCGAAGACGATGGGGGCTCCAACGATTTGGATTCAATGAATACCACAACTAAAATTGTCATTGGCTCCATCGTATTTATTTTTCTTGGAATATTTGCTACCCTTGGTCTTTTTTCCAAAGGGGGCATGACGTGGGTTCTGTATGCCTTTTTAATTCCCTTCTATGCGGCCTTCATGGGCTTGCTCATTAGTTGGTGGTTCTTTTTCGGTTACCTGATTGTGTATCCGCTGCTACGCCTTTGGGTGGTAAAGAGTGGGAAGAAATTATTGGAGTGGCAATCGTCAGGTGGCGGAGGCAGTGGAGGCGGTTCCTCGTCTGGCTCGAGCTGGTCATCAAGCGGAAGCAGTTGGTCATCCAGTAATAGCGGCCGTAGTTTTTCTGGAGGCGGAGGAAGTTTTGGGGGCGGGGGGAGTAGTGGGAGTTGGTAA